Within Desulfolithobacter dissulfuricans, the genomic segment TTTAATGCGGTGGTGTAGGCAAAGGTGGTTTTCTGCCCAACCGGTGCATTCAATCCTTTTTTCTTGCCGAAGGATCGGAAAGCGTCCAGGTTGAACGAGACAATGTTAGCCCCGGACGATTGAGCTCCCCATACCCCTTTTATAGATGGGTGCAACTCTGCCGGGATGTCTGCCTTGCCGGTAATAGAACACGGTTGTCCGGTTTCGCCCTTATCTTCAATTTCTCCAAGATGCTTCATAACCTGTGGCCGTTGTGGAACCAGACAGGTATCTCCCTCCAGCATGAAGGTGATATTGGCTTTTGTCTCCAGAATTTCTGGCCAGAGCTCATGGCCAAAAACCGGGGTGAAGTCTTTTGCCTGCAAAAATTTTCTTACCGCGCTGATTCCTTCATCATCTATATCATTAGGGAAAGTATCCGCGATTCTCTTCAGGAATTGCTCCTGGGAGTCCGCCGCCCTCTTTCGGTCTTTCTCCTTATCGCTTTTGGGAATGCCAAAGACATATTGGGGGGTATCCCATAGAAGATTGGCCTTGACCCCGGATGTCTTTTTTTCTCCTTGCGGGACAATGAAATCACGAGCTGTTTTTTTCTTGCCTTCCCCGGTCCGGGTGTCACGAATGTTGATAAATCGGCCATCTTTATCAAGTACAATAAGATACGGTATGGGTTTTCTCTCAAAGCCGGGAGGGGCCACACCGCTATCTGGATCATTGAGCAGCCGTTCGTAATACTCCGCCAATGCCTTCAAAATCATGACCGCACCTCCACATTTCGGAGATCCACCCGCCCGTGTTGCATGACAGCATGGAAAAACCGGGGCATGGGCTCCTTGCCGGTGTAATCCATGTCATACAACATCCAGCCGAGATCGCGGCTGTCCGGGATAGGTGCGGGGGGCTCGGCATCCCTGGGCAGAAATGCAAAGTCCACCGGGAATTCACGGCAGCCAAAATAGGGGCGGTGAAAACATTGCCCCCTGGAGGCCCGGCGAATAAACATCTGCTCAAATTTCGTGACATTATCATCAGACCCGGCCTTGTCGGTCATCTCGAAATCAGCATGGATGACATAGGCCACATCCCGCAAAAACAATCCGGCCCGCTGCTGGCGTTCCTTTTCCACGTACAGTCCGAGATTGCCGTTGCCCCTGTTCATGGCTGTCTGCACATTGCGGGCAGAGATCACCGCGCCCACCTCGTTACGGCGCACCGATTCCCAGCGGACAGGCTTCAACACATCAATCTGGAGGATCTTCCAGGCAATGGCCGGTTTCCATAAAATGGCTTCCAGAATTCCACGGGCCGCCGATGGGGTCATTATATCGTAACTCACCCGTTCCACTTTCATTTCCGGCCGGGTAAAACAGGCATTAGCGCCGCTCACCTTCAGCCGGAAAGGACTGCTTCTGCTCATAGACACCTCCTCTAAATCATGAATTGTTCCGGATCGATCTCCGTGTCCTCATCCGGGGGACGAAGCCGTACCTCTTGTCATACAGGGTGTTGTCAAGCAGGTAGAGACCGGGATAACCGATCTCCCTCACATATTCCCTGGCCGCCAGCGGCGCTAATAATTTTTGGGGAATACCTACAGAGTATCGGCCAAGCCGACGCAGCAGCATTCTCTGGTTCCAGGGTTCAGAGGTTAACCGTCCCAAGAGTTCGACCGCCTCGTCCCAGGGGGCAAGCACACTCACCTGCCAATCATCATCAATCAACCGGAACCGCTCGGCCGCTGTCCGATAGTAATAGTTCATTCTTCCGGCAAAGAGCGGCATAATACCCTTCCGGTCGAGGGCCTGTTCCCCCAGCAGCCAAAAACGCTGGCGGAAATAATTTTCGTAATTACCGGGAGAAAGCAAATTGTCAGGGCTATCCTTCAGGATTTCGGAAGCAATCCCGGCCGGCACTCGAACATAACCGGGCTGCTTTTCCGGCATAAAAACAACGGTCCGGCCAGAAGCGAGTTTCCCCTCCCGGTTGCAGCGGCCCGCCGCCTGGGCGATGGAATCCAGCCCGGACAGAGCCCGGTAAACCACTGGAAAATCGAGATCTACTCCCGCTTCCACCAGCGAGGTGCTGATCACCTTTATCCCTTCGCCGTCATTCAATCTCGTTCGGATATCATCCATGACCCCGAGACGATGGGCGGCGCACATATTGGTGGAAAGGTGCAG encodes:
- the cas5c gene encoding type I-C CRISPR-associated protein Cas5c, encoding MSRSSPFRLKVSGANACFTRPEMKVERVSYDIMTPSAARGILEAILWKPAIAWKILQIDVLKPVRWESVRRNEVGAVISARNVQTAMNRGNGNLGLYVEKERQQRAGLFLRDVAYVIHADFEMTDKAGSDDNVTKFEQMFIRRASRGQCFHRPYFGCREFPVDFAFLPRDAEPPAPIPDSRDLGWMLYDMDYTGKEPMPRFFHAVMQHGRVDLRNVEVRS